A single Rattus norvegicus strain BN/NHsdMcwi chromosome 5, GRCr8, whole genome shotgun sequence DNA region contains:
- the Fktn gene encoding ribitol-5-phosphate transferase FKTN isoform X3 has protein sequence MSRVNKNVVLALLTLMSCAFLLFQLYYYKHYLSARNGTGSSKSKGNRVGFDSTQWRAVKKFIMLTSSQNVPVFLIDPWILESINKNFEQVKNASQGSASECRFFCVPRDFTAFALQYHLWKNEDGWFQMAENMGFQCLKIESKDPRLDGIDSLSGTEIPLHYVCKLATHAIHLVVFHERSGNYLWHGHLRLKGHMDRKFVPFRRLQFGRYPGAFDRPELQQVTVDGLDMLIPKDPGRFLEEVPHSRFIECRYKEARAFLQQYVDDNTVDAMAFRKRAKELLQLAAKTLKALGVPFWLSSGTCLGICSPSLHCAGRSL, from the exons ATGAGCAGAGTCAATAAGAACGTGGTCTTGGCCCTTCTAACACTGATGAGCTGTGCCTTCCTGCTGTTTCAGCTGTACTACTACAAGCACTACTTGTCAGCACGG AATGGAACGGGTTCATCAAAATCCAAAGGAAATCGAGTTGGATTTGATAGCACACAATGG CGTGCAGTTAAGAAATTTATTATGCTGACATCCAGCCAAAATGTGCCGGTGTTCCTTATTGACCCTTGGATTCTGGaatcaattaataaaaatttcGAACAAGTGAAAAATGCCTCTCAAGGCTCGGCCTCAGAATGCAGATTTTTCTGTGTTCCGAGAGACTTCACTGCGTTCGCGCTGCAGTATCACCTGTGGAAGAATGAG GATGGATGGTTTCAGATGGCTGAGAACATGGGATTCCAGTGCCTGAAGATTGAAAGCAAAGATCCTCGGCTGGATGGAATAGACTCGCTTTCCGGAACTGAGATCCCTCTGCACTATGTCTGTAAGCTGGCCACTCACGCCATCCACTTGGTCGTCTTTCACGAGAGGAGTGGCAACTACCTCTGGCATGGTCACCTACGACTCAAAGGGCACATGGATAGGAAGTTTGTTCCTTTTCGAAGGCTACAATTTGGTCGTTATCCTGGAGCCTTTGACAG GCCGGAGTTACAGCAGGTTACTGTTGATGGACTCGACATGCTTATTCCAAAAGACCCAGGGCGCTTTCTAGAAGAAGTACCTCACTCCAGATTTATCGAGTGCAGGTATAAAGAAGCCCGGGCATTCCTTCAG CAGTACGTCGATGACAACACTGTGGATGCCATGGCCTTTCGGAAGAGGGCAAAGGAGTTACTGCAACTAGCGGCCAAGACGCTGAAGGCGCTGGGAGTGCCCTTCTGGCTGAGCAGTGGGACGTGTCTAG
- the Fktn gene encoding ribitol-5-phosphate transferase FKTN isoform X4: MSRVNKNVVLALLTLMSCAFLLFQLYYYKHYLSARNGTGSSKSKGNRVGFDSTQWRAVKKFIMLTSSQNVPVFLIDPWILESINKNFEQVKNASQGSASECRFFCVPRDFTAFALQYHLWKNEDGWFQMAENMGFQCLKIESKDPRLDGIDSLSGTEIPLHYVCKLATHAIHLVVFHERSGNYLWHGHLRLKGHMDRKFVPFRRLQFGRYPGAFDRPELQQVTVDGLDMLIPKDPGRFLEEVPHSRFIECRYKEARAFLQVSVPQVYTVLDGVCRHKSPCSL; encoded by the exons ATGAGCAGAGTCAATAAGAACGTGGTCTTGGCCCTTCTAACACTGATGAGCTGTGCCTTCCTGCTGTTTCAGCTGTACTACTACAAGCACTACTTGTCAGCACGG AATGGAACGGGTTCATCAAAATCCAAAGGAAATCGAGTTGGATTTGATAGCACACAATGG CGTGCAGTTAAGAAATTTATTATGCTGACATCCAGCCAAAATGTGCCGGTGTTCCTTATTGACCCTTGGATTCTGGaatcaattaataaaaatttcGAACAAGTGAAAAATGCCTCTCAAGGCTCGGCCTCAGAATGCAGATTTTTCTGTGTTCCGAGAGACTTCACTGCGTTCGCGCTGCAGTATCACCTGTGGAAGAATGAG GATGGATGGTTTCAGATGGCTGAGAACATGGGATTCCAGTGCCTGAAGATTGAAAGCAAAGATCCTCGGCTGGATGGAATAGACTCGCTTTCCGGAACTGAGATCCCTCTGCACTATGTCTGTAAGCTGGCCACTCACGCCATCCACTTGGTCGTCTTTCACGAGAGGAGTGGCAACTACCTCTGGCATGGTCACCTACGACTCAAAGGGCACATGGATAGGAAGTTTGTTCCTTTTCGAAGGCTACAATTTGGTCGTTATCCTGGAGCCTTTGACAG GCCGGAGTTACAGCAGGTTACTGTTGATGGACTCGACATGCTTATTCCAAAAGACCCAGGGCGCTTTCTAGAAGAAGTACCTCACTCCAGATTTATCGAGTGCAGGTATAAAGAAGCCCGGGCATTCCTTCAG